In Microbacterium lushaniae, the following are encoded in one genomic region:
- a CDS encoding amino acid ABC transporter permease, translated as MGVITDNLDLWWTFLLGTLFLFVAGGALALVLGTIVGAMRVSPIPVARAVGTVYVNTIRNTPLTLVFFAFSFALPPLLGLRLTQSVSVTLAVCALGVYTATYVAETIRSGINTVPVGQAEAARALGLTFGQVMGSVIMPQAFRSVIPPMMSVFIALLKNTTVAAGFSVINLGSIRNYLSERGENQFVVILWVMVIFIVLVLVLSWVQRTLENRWRIAR; from the coding sequence GTGGGCGTCATCACCGACAACCTCGACCTGTGGTGGACGTTCCTCCTGGGCACCCTCTTCCTGTTCGTCGCGGGAGGTGCCCTCGCCCTGGTCCTCGGCACCATCGTCGGTGCGATGCGCGTGTCGCCGATCCCGGTGGCGCGCGCGGTGGGCACCGTCTACGTCAACACCATCCGGAACACGCCGCTGACGCTGGTGTTCTTCGCGTTCTCGTTCGCGCTGCCGCCGCTGCTGGGCCTGCGCCTGACGCAGTCGGTCTCGGTGACCCTCGCGGTGTGCGCACTGGGCGTGTACACCGCCACGTATGTCGCCGAGACCATCCGCTCGGGAATCAACACCGTGCCGGTGGGCCAGGCGGAAGCGGCGCGTGCACTGGGACTGACGTTCGGCCAGGTGATGGGCAGCGTCATCATGCCGCAGGCGTTCCGCTCCGTCATCCCGCCCATGATGAGCGTGTTCATCGCGCTGCTGAAGAACACGACCGTGGCCGCCGGCTTCTCCGTCATCAACCTCGGGTCGATCCGCAACTACCTGAGTGAGCGCGGGGAGAACCAATTCGTCGTGATCCTGTGGGTCATGGTCATCTTCATCGTCCTGGTGCTCGTGCTGTCCTGGGTGCAGCGCACCCTCGAGAACCGCTGGAGGATCGCGCGATGA